In Ptychodera flava strain L36383 chromosome 17, AS_Pfla_20210202, whole genome shotgun sequence, one genomic interval encodes:
- the LOC139115944 gene encoding monocarboxylate transporter 13-like isoform X1 yields MIRVKGKPVDPKPKTTFARRCKSYFLSIYDVTLFQEPVFITICIIGVGQVFGINSAPIHLVEVMKATPDGGWGWMVVLATFMSCFLSAGSGYAFGVLYVAFLGAFGKSKAETAWIAGINAIVSVVTSSYGVALSKRFGHRKIVMAGGVLASAGVCTSAFTTQLHQVYITFGVITGIGMGLSYVPCIDVLGLYFDTRFSIACGLAMAGTGAGQFVLSVVTKALEDKYGWRGTLLILSGIFLHLCLAGAVLRPLPVHEPRAIIQLSIMKPQAQHELWIPFVAALLQTSIHQKSKMKN; encoded by the exons ATGATAAGAGTGAAGGGCAAGCCTGTCGATCCCAAACCGAAAACAACATTTGCTCGGCGTTGCAAATCGTATTTTTTATCAATATACGACGTTACTTTGTTTCAAGAACCCGTTTTCATAACAATTTGTATTATTGGCGTTGGACAAGTGTTTGGAATCAATTCAGCTCCAATACATCTT GTTGAAGTGATGAAGGCCACTCCTGACGGCGGATGGGGATGGATGGTTGTCTTGGCAACGTTCATGTCATGTTTCTTGTCCGCCGGAAGTGGATACGCATTCGGGGTACTCTATGTGGCGTTTTTAGGTGCATTTGGCAAATCGAAGGCAGAAACAG CTTGGATCGCTGGTATTAACGCTATCGTATCAGTGGTCACTTCGAGTTATGGCGTGGCTCTGTCCAAGAGATTCGGTCACAGAAAAATAGTCATGGCGGGAGGCGTATTGGCATCAGCTGGAGTTTGTACCAGTGCGTTCACGACACAGTTACACCAGGTTTACATCACGTTTGGCGTTATAACGG GAATAGGAATGGGCCTGTCATATGTACCCTGCATCGACGTTCTTGGTTTGTACTTCGACACACGTTTCTCAATTGCTTGTGGACTAGCCATGGCAGGAACCGGTGCCGGCCAGTTTGTTCTGTCGGTTGTTACAAAAGCGTTGGAGGATAAGTATGGCTGGAGAGGGACATTATTGATTTTGTCAGGCATATTTCTGCACCTCTGCCTGGCAGGAGCTGTTTTGAGACCTTTACCCGTGCACGAACCTCGCGCAATTATACAGCTGTCAATAATGAAACCACAAGCACAGCACGAGCTTTGGATTCCGTTTGTAGCAGCTCTACTGCAGACATCGAtacatcaaaagtcaaaaatGAAGAACTGA
- the LOC139115944 gene encoding monocarboxylate transporter 13-like isoform X4 produces the protein MIRVKGKPVDPKPKTTFARRCKSYFLSIYDVTLFQEPVFITICIIGVGQVFGINSAPIHLVEVMKATPDGGWGWMVVLATFMSCFLSAGSGYAFGVLYVAFLGAFGKSKAETAWIAGINAIVSVVTSSYGVALSKRFGHRKIVMAGGVLASAGVCTSAFTTQLHQVYITFGVITGEACT, from the exons ATGATAAGAGTGAAGGGCAAGCCTGTCGATCCCAAACCGAAAACAACATTTGCTCGGCGTTGCAAATCGTATTTTTTATCAATATACGACGTTACTTTGTTTCAAGAACCCGTTTTCATAACAATTTGTATTATTGGCGTTGGACAAGTGTTTGGAATCAATTCAGCTCCAATACATCTT GTTGAAGTGATGAAGGCCACTCCTGACGGCGGATGGGGATGGATGGTTGTCTTGGCAACGTTCATGTCATGTTTCTTGTCCGCCGGAAGTGGATACGCATTCGGGGTACTCTATGTGGCGTTTTTAGGTGCATTTGGCAAATCGAAGGCAGAAACAG CTTGGATCGCTGGTATTAACGCTATCGTATCAGTGGTCACTTCGAGTTATGGCGTGGCTCTGTCCAAGAGATTCGGTCACAGAAAAATAGTCATGGCGGGAGGCGTATTGGCATCAGCTGGAGTTTGTACCAGTGCGTTCACGACACAGTTACACCAGGTTTACATCACGTTTGGCGTTATAACGG GTGAGGCGTGCACGTGA
- the LOC139115944 gene encoding monocarboxylate transporter 13-like isoform X2 produces the protein MKATPDGGWGWMVVLATFMSCFLSAGSGYAFGVLYVAFLGAFGKSKAETAWIAGINAIVSVVTSSYGVALSKRFGHRKIVMAGGVLASAGVCTSAFTTQLHQVYITFGVITGIGMGLSYVPCIDVLGLYFDTRFSIACGLAMAGTGAGQFVLSVVTKALEDKYGWRGTLLILSGIFLHLCLAGAVLRPLPVHEPRAIIQLSIMKPQAQHELWIPFVAALLQTSIHQKSKMKN, from the exons ATGAAGGCCACTCCTGACGGCGGATGGGGATGGATGGTTGTCTTGGCAACGTTCATGTCATGTTTCTTGTCCGCCGGAAGTGGATACGCATTCGGGGTACTCTATGTGGCGTTTTTAGGTGCATTTGGCAAATCGAAGGCAGAAACAG CTTGGATCGCTGGTATTAACGCTATCGTATCAGTGGTCACTTCGAGTTATGGCGTGGCTCTGTCCAAGAGATTCGGTCACAGAAAAATAGTCATGGCGGGAGGCGTATTGGCATCAGCTGGAGTTTGTACCAGTGCGTTCACGACACAGTTACACCAGGTTTACATCACGTTTGGCGTTATAACGG GAATAGGAATGGGCCTGTCATATGTACCCTGCATCGACGTTCTTGGTTTGTACTTCGACACACGTTTCTCAATTGCTTGTGGACTAGCCATGGCAGGAACCGGTGCCGGCCAGTTTGTTCTGTCGGTTGTTACAAAAGCGTTGGAGGATAAGTATGGCTGGAGAGGGACATTATTGATTTTGTCAGGCATATTTCTGCACCTCTGCCTGGCAGGAGCTGTTTTGAGACCTTTACCCGTGCACGAACCTCGCGCAATTATACAGCTGTCAATAATGAAACCACAAGCACAGCACGAGCTTTGGATTCCGTTTGTAGCAGCTCTACTGCAGACATCGAtacatcaaaagtcaaaaatGAAGAACTGA
- the LOC139115944 gene encoding monocarboxylate transporter 5-like isoform X3: MSDESATRHERNEKSYRRCLAFAKLYCLNIYDLPLFKKPVFVALVIICVGQSLAIATIQVHIVRRARDFHISDAESAYLPAVMGLAQIIGRPLFGTLGNQKKLTPNVPFALALFLVGISMIVSTYTRTLAGQLVFVAIMGACVGGSVVCVAIVVKYFLGSEKLGHALSLLVHLLGICTLLFAPFGGWIRDVSNTYDGTFWMAGVAVLLSSALALVLPLVD; this comes from the exons ATGTCTGACGAGTCAGCAACAAGgcatgaaagaaatgaaaaatcgTACAGAAGGTGTTTGGCATTTGCAAAATTGTACTGTCTTAATATATACGATTTACCATTATTCAAGAAACCAGTCTTTGTCGCTCTCGTGATAATTTGCGTCGGCCAGTCCTTGGCAATCGCCACAATACAAGTTCATATC GTGAGGCGTGCACGTGACTTTCATATTTCAGACGCGGAAAGTGCCTACCTGCCGGCTGTCATGGGATTGGCGCAGATCATCGGACGGCCTCTTTTCGGAACACTAGGTAACCAGAAGAAACTGACCCCAAATGTACCTTTTGCGCTCGCTTTGTTCTTGGTTGGCATCTCTATGATCGTGAGCACCTATACGAGAACCCTTGCAg GACAATTGGTCTTCGTTGCTATCATGGGCGCTTGTGTCGGCGGCAGCGTAGTATGCGTTGCAATAGTTGTGAAGTACTTTCTCGGCAGTGAAAAGCTAGGACACGCTCTTTCGCTCCTTGTACACTTACTTGGAATATGTACATTACTGTTTGCGCCGTTTGGAG GTTGGATCCGTGATGTCTCAAACACTTATGATGGTACTTTCTGGATGGCTGGAGTGGCTGTGTTACTGTCATCTGCGTTAGCTCTTGTACTTCCTTTGGTCGATTGA
- the LOC139115944 gene encoding monocarboxylate transporter 12-B-like isoform X5 encodes MGLAQIIGRPLFGTLGNQKKLTPNVPFALALFLVGISMIVSTYTRTLAGQLVFVAIMGACVGGSVVCVAIVVKYFLGSEKLGHALSLLVHLLGICTLLFAPFGGWIRDVSNTYDGTFWMAGVAVLLSSALALVLPLVD; translated from the exons ATGGGATTGGCGCAGATCATCGGACGGCCTCTTTTCGGAACACTAGGTAACCAGAAGAAACTGACCCCAAATGTACCTTTTGCGCTCGCTTTGTTCTTGGTTGGCATCTCTATGATCGTGAGCACCTATACGAGAACCCTTGCAg GACAATTGGTCTTCGTTGCTATCATGGGCGCTTGTGTCGGCGGCAGCGTAGTATGCGTTGCAATAGTTGTGAAGTACTTTCTCGGCAGTGAAAAGCTAGGACACGCTCTTTCGCTCCTTGTACACTTACTTGGAATATGTACATTACTGTTTGCGCCGTTTGGAG GTTGGATCCGTGATGTCTCAAACACTTATGATGGTACTTTCTGGATGGCTGGAGTGGCTGTGTTACTGTCATCTGCGTTAGCTCTTGTACTTCCTTTGGTCGATTGA
- the LOC139115942 gene encoding monocarboxylate transporter 13-like isoform X1 — MEEAKGEPPDGGWGWVIVFASFVGFFISTGNVHSFSVLYVAFLDAFGESKAVTAWIGGIFTLVLTFSTSYGVALAKRFGHRKTVMAAGVLASVGILTSGFTTNVYQLYFTFGVLSGVGMGLAYVSCFEIVSIYFKKRFPIAIGLAMAGSGAGQFVLSIVTQLMVDWYGWRGMLLIMSAFTSHLCLAGALMRPLKTSQPSQIYESSDKIVKTSETESGCVNTIHGIEDKDLKLIGDESAESAFMIKVESKTVPQKPSRTRSRRLKSYLLTIYDFTLFKEPVYIILCIISLGQVFGTISTTVHLVRRARDFGISDNIGAYIPAVMGLAQLVGRPSFGALGSIRSLNPSIPYAVAMFVCASSLIISTYTRTFTAQIVLLSIYGICTGGFAVYKTVVLKHFLGNERIGQALSIQLHVQGMASLFIGPLGGWMRDSSGVYDGFYWLSGVWLLLASVLAVSLPVVKRSSTHWCHKGNTEAQNNVTSSISEKLIIQYTTSV; from the exons atggaaGAAGCCAAAGGAGAACCTCCAGACGGTGGATGGGGATGGGTGATTGTCTTTGCGTCTTTCGTGGGATTCTTCATAAGTACAGGAAATGTACATTCCTTTTCGGTACTGTACGTTGCGTTTTTGGATGCGTTTGGAGAATCAAAGGCTGTCACAG CATGGATCGGTGGAATCTTTACCTTAGTATTAACATTTTCCACAAGTTATGGCGTGGCTTTGGCTAAAAGATTTGGACACAGAAAAACCGTAATGGCTGCAGGCGTTTTAGCATCGGTAGGAATCCTTACCAGTGGATTCACAACAAATGTATACCAACTGTACTTCACTTTTGGAGTTTTATCAG GAGTAGGGATGGGCTTAGCTTATGTGTCCTGTTTTGAAATCGTCAGCATATATTTCAAGAAGCGATTCCCCATCGCTATTGGACTGGCTATGGCGGGGTCTGGTGCTGGTCAGTTTGTCTTATCAATCGTGACTCAATTGATGGTAGATTGGTATGGCTGGAGAGGAATGCTACTAATAATGTCAGCTTTCACTTCGCATTTGTGCCTGGCAGGGGCTCTTATGAGACCTTTGAAAACGAGTCAGCCATCACAAATATACGAGTCATCTGATAAGATCGTTAAGACATCAGAGACAGAGAGTGGATGCGTAAACACAATTCATGGCATTGAAGACAAAGACTTAAAACTTATTGGTGACGAATCTGCAGAATCAGCTTTTATGATTAAAGTGGAGAGTAAAACTGTACCTCAGAAACCGAGCAGGACACGTTCGCGACGTTTGAAGTCGTATTTATTAACCATATACGACTTCACATTGTTTAAGGAGCCTGTGTACATAATATTGTGCATCATTAGCCTTGGACAAGTCTTTGGAACCATTTCAACTACAGTGCATCTA GTAAGACGTGCTCGTGACTTTGGTATATCAGACAATATAGGCGCATATATACCGGCCGTCATGGGATTAGCACAGTTAGTTGGACGACCATCGTTCGGCGCTCTCGGTAGTATAAGATCTTTGAATCCCAGCATACCGTATGCTGTCGCCATGTTTGTATGTGCCAGCTCTCTAATTATCAGTACTTACACCAGAACCTTCACGG CTCAAATAGTGTTACTCTCCATCTATGGTATATGTACTGGAGGATTCGCCGTGTACAAAACAGTTGTACTGAAGCATTTCCTTGGAAACGAGAGGATAGGTCAAGCACTGTCTATCCAACTACATGTTCAAGGAATGGCCTCACTTTTCATTGGGCCATTGGGAG GATGGATGCGTGATTCTTCAGGTGTTTACGATGGCTTTTATTGGCTATCAGGTGTATGGCTGTTGCTGGCGTCTGTATTAGCTGTGTCATTGCCAGTGGTGAAAAGAAGTAGCACACATTGGTGCCATAAGGGAAACACCGAAGCACAAAACAATGTGACTTCCTCAATAAGTGAAAAACTAATCATACAATATACAACATCTGTATAG
- the LOC139115942 gene encoding monocarboxylate transporter 3-like isoform X2, translated as MEEAKGEPPDGGWGWVIVFASFVGFFISTGNVHSFSVLYVAFLDAFGESKAVTAWIGGIFTLVLTFSTSYGVALAKRFGHRKTVMAAGVLASVGILTSGFTTNVYQLYFTFGVLSGVGMGLAYVSCFEIVSIYFKKRFPIAIGLAMAGSGAGQFVLSIVTQLMVDWYGWRGMLLIMSAFTSHLCLAGALMRPLKTSQPSQIYESSDKIVKTSETESGCVNTIHGIEDKDLKLIGDESAESAFMIKVESKTVPQKPSRTRSRRLKSYLLTIYDFTLFKEPVYIILCIISLGQVFGTISTTVHLVRRARDFGISDNIGAYIPAVMGLAQLVGRPSFGALGSIRSLNPSIPYAVAMFVCASSLIISTYTRTFTAQIVLLSIYGICTGGFAVYKTVVLKHFLGNERIGQALSIQLHVQGMASLFIGPLGGKL; from the exons atggaaGAAGCCAAAGGAGAACCTCCAGACGGTGGATGGGGATGGGTGATTGTCTTTGCGTCTTTCGTGGGATTCTTCATAAGTACAGGAAATGTACATTCCTTTTCGGTACTGTACGTTGCGTTTTTGGATGCGTTTGGAGAATCAAAGGCTGTCACAG CATGGATCGGTGGAATCTTTACCTTAGTATTAACATTTTCCACAAGTTATGGCGTGGCTTTGGCTAAAAGATTTGGACACAGAAAAACCGTAATGGCTGCAGGCGTTTTAGCATCGGTAGGAATCCTTACCAGTGGATTCACAACAAATGTATACCAACTGTACTTCACTTTTGGAGTTTTATCAG GAGTAGGGATGGGCTTAGCTTATGTGTCCTGTTTTGAAATCGTCAGCATATATTTCAAGAAGCGATTCCCCATCGCTATTGGACTGGCTATGGCGGGGTCTGGTGCTGGTCAGTTTGTCTTATCAATCGTGACTCAATTGATGGTAGATTGGTATGGCTGGAGAGGAATGCTACTAATAATGTCAGCTTTCACTTCGCATTTGTGCCTGGCAGGGGCTCTTATGAGACCTTTGAAAACGAGTCAGCCATCACAAATATACGAGTCATCTGATAAGATCGTTAAGACATCAGAGACAGAGAGTGGATGCGTAAACACAATTCATGGCATTGAAGACAAAGACTTAAAACTTATTGGTGACGAATCTGCAGAATCAGCTTTTATGATTAAAGTGGAGAGTAAAACTGTACCTCAGAAACCGAGCAGGACACGTTCGCGACGTTTGAAGTCGTATTTATTAACCATATACGACTTCACATTGTTTAAGGAGCCTGTGTACATAATATTGTGCATCATTAGCCTTGGACAAGTCTTTGGAACCATTTCAACTACAGTGCATCTA GTAAGACGTGCTCGTGACTTTGGTATATCAGACAATATAGGCGCATATATACCGGCCGTCATGGGATTAGCACAGTTAGTTGGACGACCATCGTTCGGCGCTCTCGGTAGTATAAGATCTTTGAATCCCAGCATACCGTATGCTGTCGCCATGTTTGTATGTGCCAGCTCTCTAATTATCAGTACTTACACCAGAACCTTCACGG CTCAAATAGTGTTACTCTCCATCTATGGTATATGTACTGGAGGATTCGCCGTGTACAAAACAGTTGTACTGAAGCATTTCCTTGGAAACGAGAGGATAGGTCAAGCACTGTCTATCCAACTACATGTTCAAGGAATGGCCTCACTTTTCATTGGGCCATTGGGAGGTAAACTTTAA